A window of Onychostoma macrolepis isolate SWU-2019 chromosome 01, ASM1243209v1, whole genome shotgun sequence contains these coding sequences:
- the ubn1 gene encoding ubinuclein-1 isoform X4 → MAAPRRIHLTALSSNVRFPLPTVPNASDQPVKQGLPAPAPAVGSPPPHPATRVELKLFQSDEQRCPEFSYPDLISAKETTEKKKPQTLDEDKERDELEALAKKFEAKYGGAGKRKKDRLQDLVDMGFGYDESDSFIDNSEASYFLCMPQYDELVPACLTTRYGGFYINSGTLQFRPASDEGEENENDFEDSGFKPKKRKLKQGKDKKIGKKKKVEDMLARKEEEEPRKSTPPDKSSAKKKKKNKKPLSIDKMLKKFHKEKLQQLQIFNARERDSHALNDTIQAEVQEPPISADPLLTLIGSASADDLLQAVKAAEQDFDLDRLLGEPQNVCSPSLEDNGEALVVSVTEKHTTLLPDGLPPTLEQHIKELSQAVKKIEGQNKMEILSSELNSVLLDVEMNSKQLSGKVRSRIFSYLASQLSCSKGTLVKRAKKLHGLQQDEQLQELLKKLENAVARSMPEQITRFQNHCQAHSEARAAKLEAEKERVIDGSDEEEEERSGKRVFGPRKRFRWNEEIRELLFEIVNLKMIIYDSESPTCSSLEEYLKAFLEADVKPLWPKGWMQSRILLIETRKAHGHITGVVARKKPIGTTKLKKVSAALEDSKNNPEIQGPPALKRKRLSVPVSMQPEATLSTTAKTPSNTQTSATFSAHPSNQNHKEGNKIENHHTSTQRSPVTAEGAGAGSVQMVWTRSVMDSDSKRLQTGERATPKLTLVAPPDGAEGDCPSVVQGVARLLTTTSVGDTPVSMAAAAGEISCGNPALPTPSLSLLPSSYPTTVQPGVLPSFAPLHALPFPGLSPGTKLPGQPQACKGAVFPGPATGTFQHGLAHGEQILILKITMELDASQIHTDGLNARRKLH, encoded by the exons ATGGCCGCTCCAAGAAGAATTCATCTCACCGCACTCTCAAGCAATGTACGCTTCCCTCTTCCCACCGTCCCCAATGCCAGTGACCAGCCTGTCAAACAGGGTTTACCTGCACCGGCGCCTGCGGTTGGATCGCCACCTCCGCATCCTGCAACAAGAGTGGAATTAAAACTCTTCCAGTCGGACGAGCAACGCTGCCCGGAGTTTAGCTACCCGGATTTGATCAGCGCAAAA GAAACCACTGAGAAAAAGAAACCACAAACATTAGATGAGGACAAGGAGAGAGATGAACTGGAGGCGCTTGCAAAAAAGTTTGAAGCAAAATAT GGTGGAGctggcaaaagaaaaaaagacaggtTACAGGATCTGGTGGATATGGGCTTTGGTTACGATGAATCTGATTCATTCATTGACAACTCTGAGGCT TCTTATTTTCTCTGCATGCCGCAGTATGATGAGCTTGTCCCAGCTTGTCTCACCACCAGATACGGAGGCTTCTACATCAACTCTGGAACTCTGCAGTTCCGGCCAGCCTCTGACGAGGGAGAGGAGAACGAGAACGATTTCGAGGACAGTGGTTTTAAACCTAAG AAACGAAAGCTTAAGCAAGGAAAAGACAAGAAGATTGGGAAGAAAAAGAAAGTGGAAGACATGCTTGCTAGAAAGGAAGAGGAGGAACCCAGAAAGAG CACCCCACCAGACAAATCCTCtgcaaagaagaagaagaaaaacaagaagCCGCTAAGTATCGATAAGATGCTGAAGAAGTTCCACAAGGAAAAGCTTCAGCAGCTGCAGATATTCAACGCTAGAGAGAGAGATTCGCATGCTCTCAATGACACCATTCAAGCTGAGGTTCAAGAACCGCCCATATCAGCTGACCCTCTTCTCACACTCATTGGTTCTGCCAGTGCAGATGACCTCCTTCAGGCGGTCAAAGCAGCAGAGCAAGACTTTGACTTGGATAGACTCTTGGGGGAGCCGCAGAACGTCTGCTCTCCAAGCCTGGAAGATAACGGAGAGGCTCTGGTAGTGTCCGTCACTGAGAAACACACCACATTACTTCCCGATGGTCTGCCACCTACATTAGAGCAACACATTAAGGAACTTTCCCAG GCTGTTAAGAAAATTGAAGGACAAAACAAGATGGAGATTTTGTCTTCAGAACTTAACAGTGTTCTACTAGA TGTGGAGATGAACTCTAAACAGCTTAGTGGGAAAGTGCGCTCCAGAATCTTCTCATACTTGGCATCACAGCTGTCCTGTAGCAAAGGCACTCTGGTTAAAAGAGCCAAAAAACTCCACGGTCTACAACAG GATGAACAGCTGCAGGAGCTGCTGAAGAAGCTGGAGAATGCGGTTGCCAGGTCCATGCCAGAACAGATCACCCGTTTCCAGAATCACTGCCAAGCTCACTCTGAAGCCAGAGCTGCCAA ACTCGAGGCTGAGAAAGAGAGGGTGATTGATGGCTCTgatgaggaagaagaggagaggAGTGGAAAACGAGTGTTTGGGCCTCGCAAGAGGTTCAGATGGAATGAAGAGATCAG GGAGTTGCTCTTTGAGATTGTCAATTTGAAGATGATAATTTATGATTCGGAGTCGCCCACATGCTCTAGTTTGGAAGAGTATCTAAAAGCATTCCTAGAGGCTGATGTTAAACCACTTTGGCCTAAAGGATGGATGCAATCCAG GATTCTGCTTATAGAAACCCGAAAAGCACATGGCCACATCACTGGTGTTGT GGCAAGGAAGAAGCCAATAGGTACGACAAAACTAAAAAAG GTCAGCGCCGCccttgaggacagtaagaataaCCCAGAAATTCAGGGCCCACCAGCACTGAAACGCAAGCGCCTGAGTGTACCTGTGAGCATGCAACCTGAAGCCACGCTGAGCACCACTGCCAAAACGCCATCAAACACACAAACCTCTGCCACCTTCTCCGCCCATCCATCTAATCAGAACCACAAGGAAGGTAACAAGATTGAGAACCATCATACCAGCACTCAGAGAAGTCCAGTGACCGCAGAGGGAGCTGGAGCTGGATCAGTCCAGATGGTGTGGACCAGGTCTGTTATGGATTCAGATTCAAAGCGGCTCCAGACTGGAGAGAGAGCGACCCCAAAACTGACGTTGGTGGCGCCGCCAGATGGTGCTGAGGGTGACTGTCCATCGGTGGTGCAGGGAGTGGCCAGGCTGCTCACTACAACCTCAGTGGGTGACACACCGGTTTCCATGGCAGCA GCCGCTGGTGAGATCTCCTGTGGAAACCCAGCGCTTCCCACTCCTTCTCTATCACTCCTTCCATCCTCCTACCCCACCACAGTACAGCCGGGTGTTTTACCGAGCTTTGCCCCCCTGCATGCTCTCCCGTTCCCTGGGCTCAGCCCTGGCACCAAACTCCCTGGACAGCCTCAAGCCTGTAAAGGAGCTGTTTTTCCTGGCCCAGCAACTGGAACTTTCCAGCATGGTCTCGCACACGGTGAGCAGATATTGATCCTGAAAATAACCATGGAACTTG ATGCAAGCCAGATCCACACAGATGGTCTAAACGCTCGGAGAAAACTACATTAA
- the ubn1 gene encoding ubinuclein-1 isoform X2, whose protein sequence is MAAPRRIHLTALSSNVRFPLPTVPNASDQPVKQGLPAPAPAVGSPPPHPATRVELKLFQSDEQRCPEFSYPDLISAKETTEKKKPQTLDEDKERDELEALAKKFEAKYGGAGKRKKDRLQDLVDMGFGYDESDSFIDNSEAYDELVPACLTTRYGGFYINSGTLQFRPASDEGEENENDFEDSGFKPKKRKLKQGKDKKIGKKKKVEDMLARKEEEEPRKSTPPDKSSAKKKKKNKKPLSIDKMLKKFHKEKLQQLQIFNARERDSHALNDTIQAEVQEPPISADPLLTLIGSASADDLLQAVKAAEQDFDLDRLLGEPQNVCSPSLEDNGEALVVSVTEKHTTLLPDGLPPTLEQHIKELSQAVKKIEGQNKMEILSSELNSVLLDVEMNSKQLSGKVRSRIFSYLASQLSCSKGTLVKRAKKLHGLQQDEQLQELLKKLENAVARSMPEQITRFQNHCQAHSEARAAKLEAEKERVIDGSDEEEEERSGKRVFGPRKRFRWNEEIRELLFEIVNLKMIIYDSESPTCSSLEEYLKAFLEADVKPLWPKGWMQSRILLIETRKAHGHITGVVARKKPIGTTKLKKVSAALEDSKNNPEIQGPPALKRKRLSVPVSMQPEATLSTTAKTPSNTQTSATFSAHPSNQNHKEGNKIENHHTSTQRSPVTAEGAGAGSVQMVWTRSVMDSDSKRLQTGERATPKLTLVAPPDGAEGDCPSVVQGVARLLTTTSVGDTPVSMAAAAGEISCGNPALPTPSLSLLPSSYPTTVQPGVLPSFAPLHALPFPGLSPGTKLPGQPQACKGAVFPGPATGTFQHGLAHGEQILILKITMELGNSMLCSSTLHLLSVPVSSPAPLHSLTPWLFGLDASQIHTDGLNARRKLH, encoded by the exons ATGGCCGCTCCAAGAAGAATTCATCTCACCGCACTCTCAAGCAATGTACGCTTCCCTCTTCCCACCGTCCCCAATGCCAGTGACCAGCCTGTCAAACAGGGTTTACCTGCACCGGCGCCTGCGGTTGGATCGCCACCTCCGCATCCTGCAACAAGAGTGGAATTAAAACTCTTCCAGTCGGACGAGCAACGCTGCCCGGAGTTTAGCTACCCGGATTTGATCAGCGCAAAA GAAACCACTGAGAAAAAGAAACCACAAACATTAGATGAGGACAAGGAGAGAGATGAACTGGAGGCGCTTGCAAAAAAGTTTGAAGCAAAATAT GGTGGAGctggcaaaagaaaaaaagacaggtTACAGGATCTGGTGGATATGGGCTTTGGTTACGATGAATCTGATTCATTCATTGACAACTCTGAGGCT TATGATGAGCTTGTCCCAGCTTGTCTCACCACCAGATACGGAGGCTTCTACATCAACTCTGGAACTCTGCAGTTCCGGCCAGCCTCTGACGAGGGAGAGGAGAACGAGAACGATTTCGAGGACAGTGGTTTTAAACCTAAG AAACGAAAGCTTAAGCAAGGAAAAGACAAGAAGATTGGGAAGAAAAAGAAAGTGGAAGACATGCTTGCTAGAAAGGAAGAGGAGGAACCCAGAAAGAG CACCCCACCAGACAAATCCTCtgcaaagaagaagaagaaaaacaagaagCCGCTAAGTATCGATAAGATGCTGAAGAAGTTCCACAAGGAAAAGCTTCAGCAGCTGCAGATATTCAACGCTAGAGAGAGAGATTCGCATGCTCTCAATGACACCATTCAAGCTGAGGTTCAAGAACCGCCCATATCAGCTGACCCTCTTCTCACACTCATTGGTTCTGCCAGTGCAGATGACCTCCTTCAGGCGGTCAAAGCAGCAGAGCAAGACTTTGACTTGGATAGACTCTTGGGGGAGCCGCAGAACGTCTGCTCTCCAAGCCTGGAAGATAACGGAGAGGCTCTGGTAGTGTCCGTCACTGAGAAACACACCACATTACTTCCCGATGGTCTGCCACCTACATTAGAGCAACACATTAAGGAACTTTCCCAG GCTGTTAAGAAAATTGAAGGACAAAACAAGATGGAGATTTTGTCTTCAGAACTTAACAGTGTTCTACTAGA TGTGGAGATGAACTCTAAACAGCTTAGTGGGAAAGTGCGCTCCAGAATCTTCTCATACTTGGCATCACAGCTGTCCTGTAGCAAAGGCACTCTGGTTAAAAGAGCCAAAAAACTCCACGGTCTACAACAG GATGAACAGCTGCAGGAGCTGCTGAAGAAGCTGGAGAATGCGGTTGCCAGGTCCATGCCAGAACAGATCACCCGTTTCCAGAATCACTGCCAAGCTCACTCTGAAGCCAGAGCTGCCAA ACTCGAGGCTGAGAAAGAGAGGGTGATTGATGGCTCTgatgaggaagaagaggagaggAGTGGAAAACGAGTGTTTGGGCCTCGCAAGAGGTTCAGATGGAATGAAGAGATCAG GGAGTTGCTCTTTGAGATTGTCAATTTGAAGATGATAATTTATGATTCGGAGTCGCCCACATGCTCTAGTTTGGAAGAGTATCTAAAAGCATTCCTAGAGGCTGATGTTAAACCACTTTGGCCTAAAGGATGGATGCAATCCAG GATTCTGCTTATAGAAACCCGAAAAGCACATGGCCACATCACTGGTGTTGT GGCAAGGAAGAAGCCAATAGGTACGACAAAACTAAAAAAG GTCAGCGCCGCccttgaggacagtaagaataaCCCAGAAATTCAGGGCCCACCAGCACTGAAACGCAAGCGCCTGAGTGTACCTGTGAGCATGCAACCTGAAGCCACGCTGAGCACCACTGCCAAAACGCCATCAAACACACAAACCTCTGCCACCTTCTCCGCCCATCCATCTAATCAGAACCACAAGGAAGGTAACAAGATTGAGAACCATCATACCAGCACTCAGAGAAGTCCAGTGACCGCAGAGGGAGCTGGAGCTGGATCAGTCCAGATGGTGTGGACCAGGTCTGTTATGGATTCAGATTCAAAGCGGCTCCAGACTGGAGAGAGAGCGACCCCAAAACTGACGTTGGTGGCGCCGCCAGATGGTGCTGAGGGTGACTGTCCATCGGTGGTGCAGGGAGTGGCCAGGCTGCTCACTACAACCTCAGTGGGTGACACACCGGTTTCCATGGCAGCA GCCGCTGGTGAGATCTCCTGTGGAAACCCAGCGCTTCCCACTCCTTCTCTATCACTCCTTCCATCCTCCTACCCCACCACAGTACAGCCGGGTGTTTTACCGAGCTTTGCCCCCCTGCATGCTCTCCCGTTCCCTGGGCTCAGCCCTGGCACCAAACTCCCTGGACAGCCTCAAGCCTGTAAAGGAGCTGTTTTTCCTGGCCCAGCAACTGGAACTTTCCAGCATGGTCTCGCACACGGTGAGCAGATATTGATCCTGAAAATAACCATGGAACTTG GTAACTCCATGCTGTGCTCTAGCACGCTTCATCTTCTGTCTGTCCCTGTTTCTTCTCCTGCTCCTCTTCATTCTTTAACACCATGGCTCTTTGGTTTAG ATGCAAGCCAGATCCACACAGATGGTCTAAACGCTCGGAGAAAACTACATTAA